The Thermodesulfobacteriota bacterium genome window below encodes:
- a CDS encoding thiamine pyrophosphate-binding protein translates to MDITVGELVVRYLQKLGVRHVFGIPGAHILPVFDKLYDSDIKTILTKHEQGAAFMASGYARCSGKIGVCIATTGPGATNLVTGIANAFMNGTPVLAITGETPTYSFGKGALQESSGEGTAVNQNYIFRGVTKYHKLVQRIDYLPHVLRSATSALYAAVPGPVLLSFPYNVLREKVDADILEDIETGKSRSSAEDCAIPLEGILELVRKAEYPVIIAGYGCVSSLAEGEISNFCARLNIPVTTSLKARGVIPETNDLSLGVLGITSKELAYRYLTEKADLLIFLGVSFGERTSYNWKPALLNGKKIIQVDINPAQLEKTFEADLAICCDIKKVLNKLEEALKANPIEPKDTSYLPYYRDQYSHSTLNDEDFSLISYFLAGLHEHLNGNAVIFDDNIIYMQHYVNLTKNRCYFPNSGISSLGHAVPAAIGAKLSASKPTLAILGDGGFQMCCMELMTAVNYQIPVTVILLNNSSLGLVRKNQYYNYSGRYIACDFINPDYACLAKAFGINYGRVASNSEADMVIEQTDFPNGINLIEVMMNKDGFPTYSSGR, encoded by the coding sequence ATGGATATTACAGTTGGTGAACTGGTTGTTCGCTATTTGCAAAAACTGGGTGTCAGGCATGTATTCGGAATCCCGGGAGCCCATATCCTGCCCGTATTTGATAAACTCTATGACTCCGATATCAAGACCATATTGACGAAACATGAGCAGGGCGCGGCTTTTATGGCCAGCGGTTATGCGCGGTGCTCGGGCAAAATAGGCGTCTGTATCGCCACCACCGGCCCCGGAGCCACAAATCTGGTAACCGGGATAGCCAACGCCTTCATGAACGGCACGCCTGTCCTGGCTATTACCGGGGAGACCCCCACCTATTCATTCGGCAAAGGGGCCTTACAGGAAAGTTCAGGCGAAGGCACTGCCGTTAATCAAAATTATATATTTAGAGGAGTCACAAAATATCATAAGCTCGTCCAGCGAATCGACTACTTACCGCATGTCTTGAGATCCGCTACCAGTGCCCTTTATGCTGCTGTACCCGGCCCGGTCCTGTTGAGCTTTCCTTATAACGTCCTTCGTGAAAAGGTAGATGCTGATATCCTCGAAGATATAGAAACCGGCAAAAGCAGGAGTTCGGCCGAAGACTGTGCCATTCCCTTAGAGGGCATATTGGAATTGGTGAGGAAGGCAGAGTATCCCGTTATTATTGCCGGTTACGGCTGTGTGTCTTCTCTGGCCGAGGGAGAGATATCTAATTTTTGTGCCCGGCTAAATATCCCGGTGACTACCAGCCTCAAGGCGCGGGGAGTCATTCCAGAAACTAACGATTTATCTTTGGGCGTCCTGGGTATAACGTCTAAAGAATTGGCTTATCGCTACCTGACCGAGAAAGCCGACCTTCTTATCTTTCTTGGGGTCAGTTTCGGAGAAAGGACGAGCTACAACTGGAAGCCTGCCCTATTAAACGGGAAGAAGATTATCCAGGTGGACATCAATCCAGCCCAACTGGAAAAAACCTTTGAAGCCGATCTGGCTATTTGCTGCGACATAAAGAAAGTCTTAAATAAATTGGAAGAAGCCCTTAAGGCCAACCCCATAGAACCTAAGGATACCTCTTATCTCCCCTATTACCGGGACCAATACAGCCACTCTACGCTGAATGATGAGGATTTTTCATTGATCAGCTACTTCCTTGCCGGACTCCACGAACATCTGAACGGTAATGCTGTTATCTTTGACGATAACATCATATACATGCAGCACTACGTTAACCTTACAAAGAACCGGTGTTACTTCCCAAATTCAGGCATTTCATCTCTAGGGCACGCGGTCCCGGCGGCTATAGGAGCCAAACTCAGCGCCTCCAAACCAACCCTCGCCATTCTGGGTGACGGCGGATTCCAGATGTGTTGCATGGAGCTTATGACGGCGGTTAATTATCAGATACCGGTCACAGTCATTCTTCTTAATAACTCATCTCTGGGCCTGGTCAGGAAAAATCAATACTATAACTATAGTGGCCGGTACATAGCCTGTGACTTCATAAATCCCGATTACGCCTGTCTGGCCAAGGCATTCGGCATTAATTACGGGAGGGTGGCCTCAAACAGTGAGGCCGATATGGTCATTGAACAGACAGATTTTCCAAATGGGATTAACCTCATCGAAGTCATGATGAACAAGGATGGATTTCCCACGTACTCGTCGGGAAGATAG